Proteins encoded by one window of Channa argus isolate prfri chromosome 1, Channa argus male v1.0, whole genome shotgun sequence:
- the LOC137131741 gene encoding galectin-related protein-like isoform X1, with protein sequence MIKCQVFCGLFIFGRNTQSHANVEDDHLNDSLGNPGLISPDKEDLSRLLTVPFSGRIRGGMRPGKKIIVMGIVDLEPESFDVSLNCGRDSEKEEPPYDVALKLTARFTDRQFLRSARVSGKWTEEEASTAYFPFIPDQPFRIEIHCEHQRFRIFVDGHQLFDFYHKVKSLSSIDTVRIQGDLQITKLG encoded by the exons ATGATAAAATGCCAGGTCTTCTGCGGTCTCTTCATCTTTGGAAGAAACACGCAAAGCCACGCT AATGTGGAAGATGATCATCTGAACGACTCGCTGGGGAACCCCGGCCTCATCTCACCTGACAAAGAGGATTTATCACGGCTCCTG ACTGTGCCGTTCAGCGGGCGCATCAGGGGCGGCATGCGACCAGGAAAGAAGATCATAGTAATGGGCATTGTGGACCTGGAGCCAGAAAG CTTTGATGTGAGTCTGAACTGTGGACGTGACTCGGAGAAGGAGGAACCTCCATATGATGTGGCCCTGAAACTCACCGCCCGCTTCACTGACCGCCAGTTCCTGCGCAGCGCCCGCGTTTCTGGGAAGTGGACGGAGGAGGAGGCGTCCACTGCCTACTTCCCCTTCATCCCAGACCAGCCTTTTAGG ATTGAGATCCACTGCGAACACCAGCGTTTCCGGATATTCGTGGATGGACACCAGCTCTTTGACTTTTATCACAAAGTGAAATCTTTGTCCTCCATCGACACAGTGCGGATA
- the LOC137131741 gene encoding galectin-related protein-like isoform X3 — protein sequence MAVQATEKDGINVEDDHLNDSLGNPGLISPDKEDLSRLLTVPFSGRIRGGMRPGKKIIVMGIVDLEPESFDVSLNCGRDSEKEEPPYDVALKLTARFTDRQFLRSARVSGKWTEEEASTAYFPFIPDQPFRIEIHCEHQRFRIFVDGHQLFDFYHKVKSLSSIDTVRIQGDLQITKLG from the exons ATGGCGGTGCAGGCAACGGAAAAGGACGGAATA AATGTGGAAGATGATCATCTGAACGACTCGCTGGGGAACCCCGGCCTCATCTCACCTGACAAAGAGGATTTATCACGGCTCCTG ACTGTGCCGTTCAGCGGGCGCATCAGGGGCGGCATGCGACCAGGAAAGAAGATCATAGTAATGGGCATTGTGGACCTGGAGCCAGAAAG CTTTGATGTGAGTCTGAACTGTGGACGTGACTCGGAGAAGGAGGAACCTCCATATGATGTGGCCCTGAAACTCACCGCCCGCTTCACTGACCGCCAGTTCCTGCGCAGCGCCCGCGTTTCTGGGAAGTGGACGGAGGAGGAGGCGTCCACTGCCTACTTCCCCTTCATCCCAGACCAGCCTTTTAGG ATTGAGATCCACTGCGAACACCAGCGTTTCCGGATATTCGTGGATGGACACCAGCTCTTTGACTTTTATCACAAAGTGAAATCTTTGTCCTCCATCGACACAGTGCGGATA
- the LOC137131741 gene encoding galectin-related protein-like isoform X2, which produces MAVQATEKDGIVLKNVEDDHLNDSLGNPGLISPDKEDLSRLLTVPFSGRIRGGMRPGKKIIVMGIVDLEPESFDVSLNCGRDSEKEEPPYDVALKLTARFTDRQFLRSARVSGKWTEEEASTAYFPFIPDQPFRIEIHCEHQRFRIFVDGHQLFDFYHKVKSLSSIDTVRIQGDLQITKLG; this is translated from the exons ATGGCGGTGCAGGCAACGGAAAAGGACGGAATA GTGTTGAAGAATGTGGAAGATGATCATCTGAACGACTCGCTGGGGAACCCCGGCCTCATCTCACCTGACAAAGAGGATTTATCACGGCTCCTG ACTGTGCCGTTCAGCGGGCGCATCAGGGGCGGCATGCGACCAGGAAAGAAGATCATAGTAATGGGCATTGTGGACCTGGAGCCAGAAAG CTTTGATGTGAGTCTGAACTGTGGACGTGACTCGGAGAAGGAGGAACCTCCATATGATGTGGCCCTGAAACTCACCGCCCGCTTCACTGACCGCCAGTTCCTGCGCAGCGCCCGCGTTTCTGGGAAGTGGACGGAGGAGGAGGCGTCCACTGCCTACTTCCCCTTCATCCCAGACCAGCCTTTTAGG ATTGAGATCCACTGCGAACACCAGCGTTTCCGGATATTCGTGGATGGACACCAGCTCTTTGACTTTTATCACAAAGTGAAATCTTTGTCCTCCATCGACACAGTGCGGATA